The proteins below come from a single Faecalibaculum rodentium genomic window:
- the xpt gene encoding xanthine phosphoribosyltransferase, translated as MEELKRIIEEKGKVLSDQVLKTDSFLNHSVDPVLMDHIGRDFAGHFRDDGITKVITIESGGIAPALATAMHLGVPMVFVKKARPVTMTAPLTATVHSFTKNRDYELCVEQGLIKAEDHVLFIDDFLANGDAFKGILTLLDQAQAHLAGAGICIEKSWQHGRKTIRDLGIPLYVLASVKSMSEDGIVWDEPDQ; from the coding sequence ATGGAAGAACTGAAGAGGATCATAGAAGAAAAAGGAAAGGTGCTGTCTGACCAGGTACTGAAAACAGACAGCTTTCTGAATCACTCCGTAGATCCGGTGCTCATGGATCACATCGGCCGGGATTTCGCCGGTCACTTCCGGGATGACGGAATCACCAAAGTGATCACGATCGAAAGCGGCGGCATTGCACCCGCGCTTGCCACAGCCATGCATCTCGGCGTCCCGATGGTATTTGTGAAAAAAGCCAGACCGGTGACTATGACTGCACCGCTGACTGCCACCGTGCATTCCTTTACCAAAAACAGGGACTATGAACTGTGTGTGGAACAGGGCCTGATCAAGGCAGAGGACCATGTCCTGTTCATCGACGATTTCCTTGCCAACGGCGATGCTTTCAAAGGCATTCTGACCCTGCTGGACCAGGCACAGGCCCATCTGGCCGGGGCCGGGATCTGCATTGAGAAATCCTGGCAGCACGGCCGGAAAACGATCCGGGATCTGGGAATCCCGCTGTATGTTCTGGCATCTGTCAAATCCATGTCCGAAGACGGCATTGTCTGGGATGAGCCAGACCAGTGA
- a CDS encoding threonine/serine exporter family protein, with translation MTGIIGAFAGALGFACMYNLSGRNLWLAAFNGMMGQIVYVLTKAADWNEFAAMATASLTVTLLAELLARIFCSPVTAYLVCALIPLVPGKGIFETIRCWILDYADAGGWARITFLQGAGIAAGCLIAAGVARTLAGYRKQKKEAAS, from the coding sequence GTGACTGGCATCATCGGGGCTTTTGCAGGAGCCCTGGGATTTGCCTGCATGTACAATCTCTCCGGCCGTAACCTGTGGCTGGCGGCTTTCAACGGCATGATGGGCCAGATCGTCTATGTTCTCACGAAAGCTGCAGACTGGAACGAATTTGCTGCCATGGCCACAGCGTCCCTGACAGTGACACTGCTTGCAGAACTTCTGGCCAGGATCTTTTGCAGTCCGGTTACCGCCTACCTGGTCTGTGCCCTGATTCCGCTTGTTCCGGGAAAGGGGATATTCGAAACCATCCGCTGCTGGATCCTGGACTATGCGGATGCTGGAGGCTGGGCCAGAATCACATTTCTTCAGGGTGCCGGGATTGCTGCCGGATGCCTGATTGCCGCCGGCGTGGCTCGTACTCTGGCAGGATACCGGAAGCAGAAGAAAGAGGCAGCTTCCTGA
- a CDS encoding threonine/serine exporter family protein: protein MKHNRQGSWVPGRIHRKKPACSELQVYDELSRKDPGTLLARTAVLAGRILLESGAETGRTEDTMSRICQAGGAVVTDSYVTPGMLMISFTWHGQMIHNMKRIAQSGTDLGRIEQVNALSRQLQSGEITLEDCYRSLCRIQEEPGASVLRMISGAAAAGAGFALVFQGTVCETAAAAVSAALCTLLLEKLDFCTPSLRTLLGSSLITLAGVTAGGLFSIRANVVILAALMILVPGMLFTTALRDCIAGDTLSGQIRLSMAILTAAAIALGNIGTLLILEAL, encoded by the coding sequence ATGAAACACAACAGACAGGGAAGCTGGGTACCCGGCCGCATACACCGGAAAAAACCAGCCTGCAGCGAACTGCAGGTCTATGACGAACTTTCCCGGAAAGATCCGGGAACCCTGCTGGCCAGAACCGCAGTGCTGGCAGGACGGATCCTTCTGGAAAGCGGAGCAGAGACAGGCCGTACAGAAGACACCATGAGTCGGATCTGTCAGGCAGGCGGCGCCGTAGTGACAGACTCCTACGTAACACCAGGCATGCTGATGATTTCCTTTACCTGGCATGGCCAGATGATCCACAACATGAAACGGATCGCCCAGTCCGGTACCGATCTGGGCAGAATCGAACAGGTCAACGCCCTGTCCAGACAGCTGCAGTCCGGAGAGATCACACTGGAAGACTGCTACCGCAGCCTGTGCAGGATCCAGGAAGAACCCGGGGCCTCTGTTCTACGCATGATTTCAGGAGCCGCTGCAGCCGGCGCCGGATTTGCCCTGGTGTTCCAGGGCACAGTCTGCGAAACCGCCGCAGCTGCGGTCAGTGCAGCGCTTTGCACTTTGCTGCTGGAAAAACTGGACTTCTGCACCCCTTCCCTGCGCACACTTCTGGGAAGTTCCCTGATTACTCTTGCCGGGGTGACAGCCGGCGGTCTTTTCAGCATCCGTGCCAATGTGGTGATCCTGGCAGCTTTGATGATTCTGGTCCCGGGAATGCTTTTTACCACCGCCCTTCGCGACTGCATCGCCGGAGATACCCTGTCCGGTCAGATCCGGCTTTCTATGGCGATACTCACTGCTGCAGCCATTGCTCTGGGAAACATCGGCACACTGCTGATTCTGGAGGCATTGTGA
- a CDS encoding phosphopentomutase: protein MTGRFVVIVLDGFGMQAMQDAARVRPGDERSSTLGSLLKDFPDLTLPNLEALGLMNAFGQESRCMKFSPEACFGRSELMHFGADTFQGHQEIMGTKPKKPETHNFQQKIDEIEQALLQKGHQVKRCGTPGLQYLLVDESCTVADNIDSDLGMAYNCTAPLDVLPFDRLMEIARIVRSHAQVGRVIAFGGTGNTVQDILAAGQTREGKYIGLLASLTKSYDQGYECRHLGYGVDPQVQVPSILAQAGVDVTLLGKVADIVHNERGKSVSCVDTASVLDLTIQELDSMKSGFICTNVQETDLAGHSQDPARYREVLETADRKIGELCGHLRNDDILVVMADHGNDPDIGHNRHTRENVPLLIRSRAKGRNVGLRKTLSDVGATVCDFFNAPAPENGTSFLKEIQPDS from the coding sequence ATGACAGGAAGATTTGTCGTGATCGTTCTGGATGGATTCGGCATGCAGGCCATGCAGGATGCAGCCAGGGTCAGACCAGGGGATGAACGCAGCAGCACGCTGGGAAGCCTGCTGAAGGACTTTCCAGATCTGACACTGCCCAATCTGGAAGCACTAGGGCTCATGAACGCCTTCGGACAGGAAAGCAGATGCATGAAGTTTTCTCCGGAAGCCTGCTTTGGTCGCAGCGAGCTGATGCATTTTGGAGCCGATACATTTCAGGGACATCAGGAAATCATGGGAACAAAACCAAAAAAGCCTGAGACTCACAACTTTCAGCAGAAAATTGATGAGATCGAGCAGGCACTGCTGCAGAAAGGACATCAGGTCAAACGGTGCGGTACCCCCGGCCTGCAGTATTTGCTGGTGGATGAAAGCTGCACTGTGGCGGACAACATTGATTCAGACCTTGGAATGGCCTACAACTGCACAGCGCCGCTGGATGTTCTGCCCTTTGACAGACTCATGGAAATCGCACGAATCGTCCGCAGTCACGCTCAGGTTGGCCGGGTCATCGCCTTTGGCGGGACGGGAAATACAGTGCAGGATATACTGGCAGCCGGGCAGACCCGGGAAGGTAAATACATCGGACTGCTGGCCTCTTTGACAAAGTCCTACGACCAAGGCTACGAATGCCGGCATCTGGGGTATGGCGTGGATCCCCAGGTACAGGTGCCTTCGATTCTGGCCCAGGCAGGGGTTGATGTGACTTTGCTGGGAAAAGTGGCAGATATTGTCCACAATGAACGGGGAAAATCCGTTTCCTGCGTGGATACAGCCAGTGTGCTTGATCTGACCATACAGGAGCTGGATTCCATGAAGTCCGGTTTCATATGCACCAACGTGCAGGAAACAGATCTGGCAGGTCACAGTCAGGATCCTGCAAGATACAGAGAAGTCCTTGAAACAGCGGATCGGAAAATCGGGGAACTGTGCGGACACCTGCGGAATGATGACATTCTGGTAGTGATGGCTGACCATGGAAATGATCCGGATATCGGACACAACCGCCATACACGGGAAAATGTTCCGCTGCTGATACGCAGCAGGGCAAAAGGACGAAACGTCGGACTGCGAAAGACACTGTCGGATGTGGGAGCCACGGTCTGTGACTTCTTCAATGCTCCGGCTCCCGAAAACGGAACGTCGTTCCTGAAAGAAATCCAGCCGGATTCGTGA
- a CDS encoding alanine racemase, giving the protein MFIRKTAERNPELVEAGFDLMKKGLILPDTYVIDTDRFLANAEKILQEARRQGIDLYFMLKQIGRNPWLAQKLVEMGYPGAVTVDFREAQVMMDHNIPICNVGHLVQCPRGFLKEIIAYGPEYMTVYSREKIREISREAASQGKVMKLLIKVADQGDLIYSGQSAGFSPDQLPSLLDEIDSLPGVMTGGVTSFPAFLLNDQSKALEATHNLETLMKAGEILAARGVTDININAPSATCVRTISAMSVYPAISSAEPGHGLSGTTPLHALQDEPEIPCVIYMTEVSHDFHGHSYCYGGGHYRRSHVKEALAGTSLADVEYCKVIPADPACIDYYFELDRTFPVSTPVCMAFRFQIFVTRSHTVLVQGLASGHPEIIGEYDSLGRKL; this is encoded by the coding sequence ATGTTCATAAGAAAAACGGCAGAAAGAAACCCCGAACTGGTGGAAGCGGGATTTGATTTGATGAAGAAGGGACTGATTCTTCCCGATACCTATGTCATAGATACAGACCGGTTCCTGGCAAACGCGGAGAAGATTCTTCAGGAAGCCCGCCGTCAGGGAATCGACTTGTACTTCATGCTCAAGCAAATCGGCCGGAATCCATGGCTGGCACAGAAACTGGTGGAAATGGGCTATCCCGGTGCAGTCACAGTGGACTTCCGCGAGGCACAGGTAATGATGGACCACAATATACCCATATGCAATGTGGGACATCTGGTCCAGTGTCCCCGGGGATTTCTGAAGGAAATCATCGCCTATGGCCCGGAATACATGACGGTGTATTCCAGAGAAAAAATCAGGGAAATCAGCAGGGAAGCCGCCAGTCAGGGAAAAGTCATGAAACTCCTGATCAAAGTAGCGGACCAGGGAGATCTGATCTACAGCGGTCAGAGTGCAGGATTCAGTCCTGACCAGCTGCCATCGCTTCTGGATGAAATCGATTCTCTGCCCGGGGTGATGACCGGCGGCGTGACGTCCTTTCCGGCTTTCCTGCTCAATGACCAGAGCAAAGCGCTTGAAGCAACGCACAATCTGGAGACCCTGATGAAAGCCGGAGAGATTCTGGCCGCCCGTGGGGTGACGGATATCAACATCAACGCACCCTCTGCGACCTGTGTGCGCACAATTTCAGCAATGAGCGTATATCCCGCCATTTCAAGTGCAGAACCGGGGCATGGCCTCTCCGGAACCACCCCTTTGCATGCCCTGCAGGACGAGCCGGAGATTCCCTGTGTGATTTACATGACGGAAGTTTCTCATGATTTCCACGGCCACAGTTACTGCTACGGTGGCGGCCATTACAGACGGTCCCATGTAAAAGAAGCACTGGCCGGAACATCTCTGGCGGATGTAGAGTACTGCAAAGTGATTCCCGCCGATCCGGCCTGCATTGATTATTACTTTGAGCTGGACCGTACGTTTCCTGTATCCACGCCCGTCTGCATGGCATTCCGCTTTCAGATCTTCGTGACCCGCAGCCACACAGTGCTGGTACAGGGCCTGGCTTCCGGGCATCCGGAAATCATCGGTGAATATGACAGCTTGGGGAGAAAACTATGA
- a CDS encoding aminotransferase class V-fold PLP-dependent enzyme has product MKTYPLESIDLETAKNFQFRMTDAITKAFTGKESLTRGDLGVVPGLNKPVSTWKAEQAIAEFFDAEAAMLVRGSGTGAIRYALFSVLKPGQTLLVHKAPVYSTTETSIRMLGLKTVEADFNEPDDIRRVMKAHPEIRAALVQYTRQVPEDRYDMAQVVKTIKECVDIPVVTDDNYAVMKVRNIGTQCGADLSCFSTFKLQGPEGIGCIVGKKNFIDALVKEHYSGGSQTQGWEAMEVLRGLVNAPVALAVQAQVTDTLADRIRQLPGIRDAFVANAQSKVLIAEFEKPVARQVLQEAEKLGALPNPVGAESKYELAPMFYRVSGTFRKEDPGREERMIRINPNRSGPQTILRILEQAMAVCSG; this is encoded by the coding sequence ATGAAAACATATCCGCTGGAAAGCATTGATCTGGAAACGGCAAAGAATTTCCAGTTCAGAATGACAGATGCAATCACAAAAGCCTTTACCGGAAAAGAAAGCCTGACCAGGGGGGATCTGGGTGTAGTTCCCGGACTCAACAAGCCTGTGTCCACCTGGAAAGCCGAACAGGCAATTGCTGAGTTCTTTGATGCCGAAGCTGCCATGCTTGTCCGGGGATCAGGGACAGGTGCCATCCGCTATGCCCTCTTTTCGGTCCTGAAACCCGGTCAGACACTGCTGGTTCACAAGGCCCCGGTCTACAGCACAACAGAAACCAGCATCCGCATGCTGGGGCTGAAAACGGTGGAAGCGGATTTCAATGAACCCGATGACATCCGACGGGTCATGAAAGCCCATCCGGAGATCAGGGCCGCTCTGGTGCAGTATACCCGGCAGGTTCCCGAGGACCGCTACGACATGGCCCAGGTGGTGAAAACCATCAAGGAATGTGTCGATATCCCGGTGGTGACCGATGACAATTACGCAGTGATGAAAGTCCGGAACATCGGGACCCAGTGCGGAGCCGATCTCTCCTGCTTCTCCACATTCAAGCTGCAGGGGCCGGAGGGAATCGGCTGTATCGTAGGGAAAAAGAACTTCATTGATGCGCTGGTCAAAGAGCACTATTCAGGAGGCAGTCAGACACAGGGATGGGAAGCCATGGAAGTGCTGCGGGGTCTGGTGAATGCCCCAGTCGCCCTGGCAGTCCAGGCACAGGTGACAGATACCCTGGCAGACCGGATCAGGCAGCTTCCGGGAATCCGTGATGCCTTTGTGGCCAACGCCCAGTCAAAGGTTCTGATCGCCGAATTTGAGAAACCAGTTGCCCGGCAGGTACTGCAGGAAGCGGAAAAACTGGGAGCCCTGCCCAATCCGGTTGGTGCTGAATCGAAATACGAACTGGCACCGATGTTTTACCGGGTATCCGGTACATTCCGCAAGGAAGACCCGGGGCGGGAAGAGCGGATGATCAGGATCAACCCCAACCGCAGCGGTCCGCAGACAATCCTGCGGATCCTGGAGCAGGCCATGGCGGTCTGCAGCGGATGA
- a CDS encoding phosphotriesterase family protein — protein sequence MASLIQGATLMHEHMHLDLSRIKKDPDTCLDCTQETLEELRKLRKQGVTRILDVTNTGMGRDHDLLDWLEQESGIRILHSTGWYKDPFIPDGWSEKSPEELADVMIREIRSGKAVVIGEIGTSKNRWTDNERRLFEAAVLAHKATGAPVYTHTTMSTLALEQAQYLTGQGVEPDKIVIGHMDLAQDMDRIRKVLKTGVNIGFDTIGKSDYLPDEKRVQMLLELEAEGLIDHVVLSMDITRKSQLQAFGGKGYPWLADHFIPSLLEAGLQPDTIRQMLIRTPDRILGEQT from the coding sequence ATGGCATCACTGATACAGGGAGCCACGCTCATGCATGAGCATATGCATCTGGACCTGTCACGAATCAAGAAAGACCCTGACACCTGTCTGGATTGTACACAGGAAACGCTGGAAGAGCTGAGGAAACTCCGGAAACAGGGGGTTACCCGGATCCTGGACGTCACCAACACCGGAATGGGCAGAGACCATGATCTGCTTGACTGGCTGGAACAGGAATCCGGCATCCGGATCCTTCACAGTACAGGATGGTACAAGGATCCTTTCATACCTGATGGATGGTCTGAGAAAAGTCCGGAAGAACTGGCGGATGTGATGATCCGGGAAATCCGTTCTGGGAAAGCAGTGGTCATCGGCGAAATCGGAACCTCGAAAAACAGATGGACTGACAATGAACGGCGGCTGTTTGAAGCGGCTGTTCTGGCCCACAAAGCCACAGGGGCGCCGGTTTACACGCACACAACCATGTCCACCCTGGCGCTGGAACAGGCACAGTATCTGACCGGTCAGGGAGTCGAACCGGACAAAATTGTCATCGGACATATGGACCTTGCACAGGATATGGACCGGATCAGGAAGGTGCTGAAGACAGGTGTGAACATCGGATTTGACACCATCGGCAAATCGGATTATCTGCCGGATGAAAAACGGGTGCAGATGCTTCTGGAGCTGGAAGCCGAAGGCCTGATAGACCATGTGGTGCTGTCCATGGACATTACACGCAAGTCACAGCTGCAGGCTTTTGGCGGCAAAGGGTATCCATGGCTGGCAGACCATTTCATACCGTCGCTGCTGGAAGCCGGTCTGCAGCCGGACACAATAAGACAAATGCTGATCCGGACACCGGACCGGATTCTGGGAGAACAGACATGA
- a CDS encoding amidase family protein has protein sequence MSRIREYAKKTFLAMKNPAGSVQEVFVNALDRIGEENDCQYMGVKNVRQIPADLVKKLEGNGFALHTLDRHSHNGRAVDYNLHNPITGRPMTGSSSGTAINVFLGINDLGIGTDGGGSVLAPAAAVNCFGFISPLIEAGHMKQYAKLSTDGIEFYPSIGFVTRDFSTMCKAVNAILPVTGNPGEEEAVILVSRALARRLESPITGEVPAAVPEAGNRREPLIGFLEEQLQRCDVFADFEEKIDFSGLGDTVLGHFDPVTAVVQNRSGKGLIRVANMVKATALTVPVRDLSSCITLYCESTPEKTGKLLQVAAALVQPEDELIRRYFRDPAPYFEEGFTWHH, from the coding sequence ATGAGCCGGATACGCGAATACGCAAAGAAAACCTTTCTGGCTATGAAAAATCCGGCCGGATCTGTCCAGGAGGTCTTCGTCAATGCCCTGGACAGGATCGGCGAGGAAAATGACTGCCAGTACATGGGTGTCAAAAACGTGAGACAGATCCCTGCAGATCTGGTGAAAAAACTGGAGGGAAACGGCTTTGCTCTGCACACCCTGGACAGACACAGTCACAATGGCCGCGCAGTGGATTACAACCTGCACAATCCCATCACGGGAAGACCCATGACCGGGTCCTCCAGCGGCACTGCCATCAATGTCTTTCTGGGCATCAATGATCTTGGCATCGGCACAGATGGCGGAGGATCGGTTCTGGCACCTGCTGCAGCGGTCAACTGCTTTGGTTTCATCAGTCCGCTGATCGAAGCCGGTCACATGAAGCAGTATGCAAAACTGTCCACGGATGGTATTGAATTCTATCCTTCCATCGGTTTTGTCACCCGCGACTTCTCCACGATGTGCAAAGCGGTAAACGCAATCCTGCCTGTGACCGGCAATCCGGGAGAGGAAGAAGCAGTGATTCTGGTCTCCAGGGCTCTGGCCAGGCGGCTGGAGTCACCCATAACCGGTGAAGTTCCGGCAGCGGTACCGGAGGCTGGAAACAGGCGGGAACCTTTGATCGGGTTTCTGGAAGAACAGCTCCAAAGATGCGATGTCTTTGCGGATTTTGAGGAAAAAATTGATTTCAGCGGTCTAGGGGATACAGTCCTTGGACACTTTGATCCGGTCACAGCAGTGGTTCAGAACCGCAGCGGCAAGGGACTGATCCGGGTGGCGAATATGGTCAAAGCCACAGCCCTCACAGTACCTGTCAGGGATCTGTCCAGCTGCATCACGCTTTATTGCGAATCCACGCCGGAAAAAACCGGAAAACTGCTGCAGGTTGCAGCAGCCCTGGTGCAGCCGGAGGATGAACTGATCAGGCGGTATTTCAGGGACCCTGCTCCCTATTTTGAGGAAGGATTTACATGGCATCACTGA
- a CDS encoding DUF2620 domain-containing protein: MLKIVVGGALNKNENAALIEQYGNGQVEVKVMGDLQAAMALKNGEADYYFGSCQTGAGGALSMAIALNGMSKCIPVAMVGKVLDDAEIAQAIAEGKTAFGFVPESAASVIPVIMNELLK, translated from the coding sequence ATGCTGAAAATCGTCGTGGGCGGAGCCCTTAACAAAAATGAAAACGCGGCACTGATTGAACAGTACGGAAATGGCCAGGTGGAAGTGAAGGTCATGGGAGACCTTCAGGCGGCCATGGCATTGAAAAACGGCGAAGCAGACTACTACTTCGGTTCCTGTCAGACAGGAGCCGGAGGGGCTCTGTCCATGGCGATTGCCCTGAACGGCATGAGCAAATGCATTCCTGTGGCCATGGTGGGCAAGGTTCTGGATGATGCAGAGATTGCACAGGCGATTGCCGAGGGCAAGACCGCATTCGGTTTCGTGCCGGAATCGGCAGCGTCTGTGATTCCGGTGATCATGAACGAGCTTCTGAAATGA
- a CDS encoding YhfT family protein: protein MFNYLIAALIGAMSAVLANRNIAVYNDGFRPVYTEYLNGRMDRKALAATSFAVSIGLIIGFAFTNSIAMGIVIIHTYLLMGDIIGTWFPDDKKGLILSAIAGALWGIAVVAFMSSIQAFFAWLPVNFLPQLAGVADYVVDTFAVFPALVVAYQCGMKKGIITAVITLVTYLLISRFGVFQIGEFTLALNGAGMAMLAGTIAMIVFAVKNKSEAAETGLTNIFSTNIQAIRRHWILFALMGGLLACAASQCFLTTDVISGPLAMNGSFGEAALVATVRAIGYIPLVYTTAIVTGVFSPAGSYFSVAGGLFVGAMGLAAPMGPIVAFAAGAVIMCLEILLLQTIGTLLDKFPALRELGDYIRDGMSKILELALLVGGFTSSFAIMNEVGMGAIGPMAVMITWMLNKTAKKPMLMPLAVGPVVAIALGIIANLIKVFGLAVAV, encoded by the coding sequence ATGTTCAACTATCTGATTGCCGCTTTGATCGGCGCCATGTCGGCTGTACTGGCCAACCGGAACATTGCCGTCTACAACGATGGTTTCCGGCCTGTCTACACTGAGTACCTCAATGGACGAATGGACCGCAAGGCCCTGGCTGCCACCTCCTTTGCTGTCAGCATCGGTCTGATCATCGGATTTGCCTTCACCAACTCCATTGCCATGGGCATCGTGATCATTCACACCTATCTGCTCATGGGAGACATTATCGGTACATGGTTCCCCGATGACAAAAAAGGGCTGATCCTTTCTGCCATTGCCGGGGCTCTCTGGGGTATTGCTGTGGTGGCCTTCATGTCCTCCATCCAGGCGTTCTTTGCCTGGCTGCCGGTCAACTTCCTGCCGCAGCTGGCCGGCGTGGCGGATTATGTCGTGGATACCTTTGCCGTATTCCCGGCTCTGGTCGTAGCGTATCAGTGCGGTATGAAGAAGGGCATCATCACTGCGGTGATCACCCTGGTGACCTATCTGCTGATTTCCCGGTTCGGTGTGTTCCAGATTGGTGAATTCACCCTGGCACTCAACGGAGCAGGCATGGCCATGCTGGCCGGTACCATTGCCATGATCGTATTCGCGGTCAAAAACAAGTCGGAAGCAGCCGAAACCGGACTGACCAACATCTTCAGCACCAACATTCAGGCCATCCGCAGGCACTGGATCCTGTTTGCCCTGATGGGCGGTCTTCTTGCCTGCGCAGCAAGCCAGTGTTTCCTGACAACTGATGTCATTTCCGGTCCGCTGGCAATGAACGGATCCTTCGGTGAAGCTGCCCTGGTGGCGACGGTCAGAGCCATCGGCTACATTCCGCTGGTGTATACCACCGCTATCGTAACCGGTGTATTCTCCCCGGCTGGTTCCTACTTCAGTGTGGCAGGCGGTTTGTTTGTGGGCGCCATGGGGCTGGCGGCTCCTATGGGACCCATTGTGGCTTTTGCTGCAGGCGCTGTGATCATGTGCCTGGAAATCCTCCTGCTGCAGACTATCGGAACTCTACTGGACAAATTCCCTGCGCTGCGGGAGCTGGGTGACTACATCCGGGATGGAATGTCCAAGATTCTGGAACTTGCACTGCTGGTCGGCGGCTTCACTTCCTCTTTTGCCATTATGAACGAAGTGGGCATGGGTGCAATCGGTCCCATGGCGGTCATGATCACCTGGATGCTGAACAAAACCGCGAAAAAGCCAATGCTTATGCCGCTGGCCGTCGGTCCGGTGGTGGCTATTGCACTGGGTATCATTGCCAATCTGATCAAGGTCTTCGGACTGGCCGTGGCTGTCTGA
- a CDS encoding PRD domain-containing protein, which yields MDRFQILLESGVIGQGTWEKTETVRTMLEQQLAPGDTLEMLLIHYAMALERQRRQEEIPALEAAVISEVMQDPRYQAASQLLSRIETETQCSFPVPEQQYLLVHLVNLMPA from the coding sequence ATGGACAGATTTCAGATTCTCCTGGAATCCGGTGTGATCGGGCAAGGTACCTGGGAAAAGACAGAAACAGTCAGGACCATGCTGGAACAACAGCTCGCACCGGGTGACACCCTGGAGATGCTACTCATTCATTACGCTATGGCACTGGAACGACAGCGCCGGCAGGAGGAAATCCCGGCTTTGGAAGCAGCCGTCATTTCAGAAGTCATGCAGGATCCGCGCTACCAGGCAGCGAGCCAGCTGCTGTCCCGGATCGAGACAGAGACACAATGCAGTTTTCCGGTTCCGGAACAGCAGTACCTGCTTGTGCATCTGGTCAATCTCATGCCCGCCTAG
- the yhfZ gene encoding GntR family transcriptional regulator YhfZ, with the protein MGIQKLLFSKNGLSTRKLANLLLAFQEGDRIPTVTELNDQIQLARGTVQNAIKLLQQCGAVELESHGKSGTILKKRDVKKLLEIAGITNILGVMPLPYSRRYEGLATGLVASMENSYDIPISLAFMRGSRNRVSMVLCDRYDFAVISRYAAQRMIDGGMPIRIVKSFGLHSYLSNHIMVFHDRRCKDVQDGMKIGVDQSSVDQKEMTEWACRGKEVDYINVEYTQVLQKVLSGEVDAAVWNMDEIRDKLYDMSYRILDFKQEKDTEAVIVVKKDRKELVSLIGSLIDADVVLKNQQLVMEGKLIASY; encoded by the coding sequence ATGGGCATTCAGAAACTTCTCTTCAGCAAAAACGGGCTTTCCACCCGCAAACTCGCCAATCTTCTTCTCGCATTCCAGGAAGGAGACCGGATCCCCACCGTCACGGAGCTCAATGATCAGATTCAGCTGGCCCGGGGAACGGTGCAGAATGCCATCAAGCTTCTGCAGCAGTGCGGAGCGGTGGAGCTGGAATCCCATGGCAAGTCAGGAACGATCCTGAAAAAAAGAGACGTGAAGAAACTGCTGGAGATTGCGGGCATCACCAACATTCTTGGAGTCATGCCGCTGCCCTATTCCCGCAGATACGAAGGACTGGCCACAGGACTGGTAGCCAGTATGGAAAACAGCTATGACATTCCCATCTCTCTGGCATTTATGAGAGGATCCAGAAACCGGGTCTCCATGGTTCTGTGTGACCGGTATGATTTTGCCGTGATTTCCCGGTATGCAGCTCAGAGAATGATTGATGGCGGGATGCCCATCCGGATCGTGAAAAGTTTCGGGCTGCACTCCTATCTGTCCAATCACATCATGGTTTTTCACGACAGACGCTGCAAAGATGTGCAGGATGGAATGAAAATCGGTGTGGATCAGTCTTCCGTGGATCAGAAGGAGATGACGGAATGGGCTTGCCGGGGCAAAGAGGTGGACTACATCAATGTGGAATACACCCAGGTGCTGCAGAAAGTCCTGTCCGGGGAAGTGGACGCAGCGGTATGGAACATGGATGAGATCCGGGACAAGCTCTATGATATGAGCTACAGGATCCTGGATTTCAAGCAGGAAAAAGATACCGAAGCTGTGATTGTCGTAAAAAAGGACAGAAAAGAGCTTGTTTCTCTCATCGGCAGTCTGATCGATGCAGATGTGGTGCTGAAAAACCAGCAGCTGGTCATGGAAGGAAAGCTCATTGCCAGTTACTGA